The Sinorhizobium meliloti genome includes a window with the following:
- a CDS encoding ABC transporter permease has translation MNSLVSPSAAAKRRLPAFLTHPSVLVGGLLILSVALMALAAPLLGTIDPSRIEPAMRLKPPSELAWFGTDLFGRDVYSRAVYGARSSILIGLFVAAAALLVGVAIGLVTGYFRWVDAIVMRIMDGLMAIPTFLLAIALVSLTRASVATVVVALTIPEIPRVVRLVRSVVLTVREESFVEAAISVGTSTPKILIRHILPSTYAPLMVLGTYICASAILIEAGLSFLGTGLPPEIPSWGNMISEGRTFFQVAPRLVFLPSLFLALTVLGINLLGDGLRDTLDPRIAKRM, from the coding sequence ATGAACAGCCTTGTTTCCCCCTCGGCGGCCGCCAAGCGCCGCCTGCCGGCCTTTCTCACCCACCCGTCCGTCCTCGTCGGCGGGCTGCTGATCCTTTCCGTCGCCCTTATGGCGTTGGCCGCACCGCTGCTCGGGACGATCGACCCGAGCCGCATCGAACCCGCCATGCGGCTGAAGCCGCCGTCGGAGCTCGCCTGGTTCGGCACGGACCTTTTCGGCCGTGACGTCTACAGCCGCGCCGTCTACGGCGCGCGCAGCTCGATCCTCATCGGCCTGTTCGTCGCCGCCGCTGCGCTTCTCGTCGGCGTCGCGATCGGCCTCGTCACCGGCTATTTCCGCTGGGTCGATGCCATCGTCATGCGGATCATGGACGGGCTGATGGCGATCCCCACCTTCCTGCTCGCCATCGCGCTCGTCTCGCTCACCCGCGCCAGCGTCGCCACCGTCGTCGTCGCGCTCACCATTCCGGAAATCCCGCGCGTCGTGCGGCTCGTGCGCAGCGTCGTGCTGACGGTGCGCGAAGAATCCTTCGTCGAGGCGGCGATCTCCGTCGGCACGTCGACGCCGAAAATCCTCATCCGGCACATCCTGCCCAGCACCTATGCGCCGCTGATGGTGCTCGGCACCTATATCTGCGCTTCCGCCATCCTCATCGAGGCGGGCCTCAGCTTCCTCGGCACCGGTCTTCCGCCGGAAATCCCGAGCTGGGGCAATATGATCTCGGAAGGGCGCACCTTCTTCCAGGTCGCCCCAAGGCTGGTCTTCCTGCCGAGCCTTTTCCTGGCGCTGACGGTGCTCGGCATCAACCTGCTCGGGGACGGCCTGCGCGACACGCTCGACCCCCGGATTGCAAAACGGATGTGA
- a CDS encoding ABC transporter ATP-binding protein has translation MIQIESLHKQFGSYEAVQGVSLSVPKGAFLVLVGPSGCGKSTILRMLAGLEAPTSGTITFGGNTVSDGGRGWVIEPSRRDAGLVFQSYALWPHMTVAGNIDWPLKVAGLDRDKRCSRVGEVLDLLGIGQLAARYPNEISGGQQQRVAIARMIAPKPGILLFDEPLSNLDAKLRVEMRTELLRVHRATGATSVYVTHDQVEAMTMATHVAVMNAGRIEQFGSPGELVARPRTAFVATFVGTPPANLVPVVNGAYCGRLADAALAGRNGSAMFRPEELTLAESPSDRTLTLDYAEASPMAGRVMVTGIRADLRLTAIVDSLPSFSVGHEVHFQLPPAPSMFFTPEGVRAQ, from the coding sequence ATGATACAGATCGAATCCCTTCATAAGCAGTTCGGCAGCTATGAAGCCGTACAAGGCGTAAGCCTCTCCGTCCCGAAAGGCGCTTTTCTGGTGCTGGTCGGACCATCCGGCTGCGGCAAGTCCACCATACTGCGCATGCTAGCCGGTCTCGAAGCGCCGACGTCCGGCACCATCACCTTCGGAGGCAACACGGTCTCCGATGGTGGGCGAGGCTGGGTCATCGAACCATCCCGGCGCGATGCCGGGCTTGTCTTCCAGTCATATGCGCTCTGGCCGCATATGACTGTCGCAGGAAACATCGACTGGCCGCTGAAGGTGGCCGGTCTCGACAGGGACAAGCGCTGCTCGCGTGTCGGGGAGGTGCTCGATCTACTCGGCATCGGCCAACTTGCTGCGCGCTATCCCAACGAAATCTCCGGCGGTCAGCAGCAGCGCGTGGCGATCGCCCGCATGATCGCACCGAAGCCGGGCATCCTGCTGTTCGACGAACCCCTTTCCAATCTTGATGCGAAATTGCGCGTCGAGATGCGGACGGAGCTGTTGCGCGTCCATCGCGCGACGGGGGCGACTTCGGTCTACGTTACGCACGATCAGGTCGAGGCCATGACCATGGCTACTCATGTCGCGGTCATGAACGCGGGAAGGATCGAGCAGTTCGGCAGTCCCGGGGAATTGGTGGCCCGCCCGCGGACCGCTTTCGTCGCGACCTTCGTCGGCACGCCTCCGGCAAACCTGGTGCCCGTGGTAAACGGGGCCTATTGCGGCCGTCTCGCCGATGCGGCACTGGCCGGTCGCAATGGATCGGCCATGTTCAGGCCGGAAGAGCTGACGCTTGCCGAGAGCCCGTCGGACCGAACCCTGACGCTCGACTATGCCGAGGCGAGCCCCATGGCCGGGCGGGTCATGGTGACCGGCATCCGTGCCGATCTTCGCCTCACGGCGATCGTCGACAGCCTGCCATCGTTCTCGGTGGGCCACGAGGTCCACTTCCAGCTGCCGCCGGCACCATCCATGTTCTTCACGCCAGAAGGAGTGCGCGCGCAATGA
- a CDS encoding YybH family protein, producing MTHTKAPITAEDTIRSWAGAVAACDIEAVCYADPLLVFDVVGQLQREGKALYRRAWEDEFFPWHGGTGKFALRELSVHAGGDIAFATGLLDCGGTEDGRPVEYTLRLTLGLTRTPDGWRIVHEHSSEPMPFDEKVEG from the coding sequence ATGACACATACGAAAGCACCAATCACAGCAGAGGATACGATCCGGTCGTGGGCGGGTGCTGTCGCAGCGTGCGACATTGAAGCCGTCTGCTACGCGGACCCGTTGCTCGTCTTCGACGTGGTGGGGCAATTGCAGCGCGAGGGCAAGGCGCTTTATCGCCGAGCGTGGGAGGACGAGTTTTTTCCTTGGCATGGCGGAACCGGGAAGTTCGCGTTGCGCGAGCTTTCCGTTCACGCCGGCGGCGACATCGCCTTTGCCACCGGCCTCCTGGACTGCGGCGGCACCGAAGACGGCCGACCCGTCGAATATACCCTGAGGCTGACGCTCGGCCTGACGAGAACGCCGGACGGCTGGCGCATCGTGCACGAACACAGCTCCGAACCAATGCCGTTCGACGAGAAGGTGGAGGGCTGA
- a CDS encoding histidine phosphatase family protein, with product MKRIILVRHGESAWNSVRRLQGQADIGLSARGEAQATALRATIEAMRPDHVIASDLLRARHTAALLGYPHAQLSPALREIDVGDWTGRAIGDLMAEDQDAYLGWRAGTYAPRGGERWQEFRDRVTAGLGKAVSIPGERLLVVCHGGVIRALLDGLLGLPPKRIIPVGPASVTVLADKPGGMRLETFNFSPDGPVFDAPD from the coding sequence ATGAAGCGGATCATTCTGGTACGCCACGGCGAAAGTGCATGGAATTCCGTCCGCCGCCTGCAGGGGCAGGCTGACATTGGACTTTCGGCACGAGGCGAGGCGCAGGCAACCGCCTTGCGCGCTACGATTGAGGCGATGCGCCCCGACCATGTCATCGCATCGGATCTTTTGCGTGCACGGCATACGGCGGCGCTTCTGGGGTATCCGCATGCGCAGCTTTCCCCGGCCTTGCGCGAAATCGACGTCGGCGATTGGACCGGCCGTGCCATCGGCGACCTGATGGCTGAAGATCAGGATGCCTATCTTGGCTGGCGCGCGGGCACCTATGCGCCGAGAGGAGGGGAGAGGTGGCAGGAATTCCGTGACCGGGTGACAGCCGGGCTCGGCAAAGCGGTTTCCATCCCGGGAGAAAGGCTGCTTGTCGTTTGCCACGGTGGCGTCATTCGCGCCTTGCTTGATGGATTGCTGGGCCTGCCGCCGAAGCGGATCATACCCGTCGGGCCCGCAAGTGTTACAGTGCTTGCCGACAAGCCCGGTGGCATGCGCCTGGAGACCTTCAATTTCAGCCCTGATGGCCCCGTGTTCGACGCTCCGGATTGA
- a CDS encoding Lrp/AsnC family transcriptional regulator: MMPQVSASNTPDAQENRRSEDLDEKDLKLISLLRRNARAPIVALARHIGLSRSATQDRMARLEGSGAIAGYRVVEGTPGTIVQAAHLLARFESGKTCDQIAPRVKAIPFVTRIDSLAGEIDLLVSVDADSIDSVEDVRRQVASVPGIATVTTALVLRRHL; encoded by the coding sequence ATGATGCCGCAGGTTTCCGCCAGTAATACGCCGGATGCGCAGGAAAATCGCCGGAGCGAGGACTTGGACGAGAAAGATCTGAAGCTGATATCACTGTTGCGCAGGAACGCCCGCGCCCCGATCGTCGCGCTGGCGCGGCACATCGGGTTGTCGCGCAGCGCCACGCAGGATCGGATGGCTCGTCTGGAAGGAAGCGGGGCGATTGCCGGCTATAGGGTCGTCGAGGGAACGCCCGGCACCATCGTGCAGGCCGCACATCTTCTTGCCCGCTTCGAGAGCGGCAAAACGTGCGACCAAATCGCGCCGCGGGTGAAAGCGATCCCGTTCGTCACGCGGATCGATTCCCTGGCCGGCGAAATCGATCTGCTCGTCAGCGTCGATGCCGATTCAATCGACAGTGTCGAGGACGTGCGCCGCCAGGTCGCTTCCGTTCCCGGCATCGCGACCGTTACCACCGCTCTGGTCCTGCGTCGCCATCTGTGA
- a CDS encoding ABC transporter permease, whose translation MLSFVAKRLLGLIPVILVVSIVVFLLLRLSPGDPAVVIAGDNADAASIERIRTSLGLDQPLITQFFIWAGALLQGDLGISIFSNIPVSDLILQRLEPTASLALTTLVFAIVIAVPLGTLAGATAGSWLDRALMLVSVLGFSVPVFVLGYCLIYVFSLQMRILPVQGFASIREGIGPFFSSIALPTVTLGLAYLVLIARITRASVLEMMGEDFIRTARAKGVKERLVVTRHALRNAAIPILTVIGIGVALLISGVVVIETVFNIPGVGRLVVDAILKRDYPVIQGVILMFSGVYVFVNLAIDIGYAFLDPRVRY comes from the coding sequence ATGCTTTCCTTTGTGGCAAAGAGGTTACTGGGCCTCATTCCCGTCATCCTCGTCGTTTCCATCGTGGTCTTTCTGCTGTTGCGGCTGAGTCCCGGCGATCCGGCGGTGGTCATCGCCGGCGACAATGCCGATGCGGCATCTATCGAGCGCATCCGCACCTCGCTTGGCCTCGACCAGCCGCTCATCACACAGTTCTTCATCTGGGCCGGCGCGCTGCTGCAAGGCGACCTCGGCATCTCGATCTTTTCCAATATTCCGGTCAGCGATCTCATCCTTCAACGGCTGGAGCCGACGGCCTCGCTGGCGCTGACGACGCTGGTCTTCGCCATCGTAATTGCCGTGCCGCTCGGCACGCTGGCCGGCGCGACGGCCGGAAGCTGGCTCGACCGGGCGCTGATGCTCGTCTCCGTGCTCGGCTTTTCCGTGCCCGTCTTCGTGCTCGGCTATTGCCTGATCTATGTCTTCTCGTTGCAGATGCGCATACTGCCGGTGCAGGGTTTTGCCAGCATCCGCGAGGGCATCGGCCCGTTCTTCTCCTCCATTGCGCTGCCGACGGTGACGCTGGGCCTTGCCTATCTCGTGCTGATCGCCCGCATCACCCGCGCCAGCGTGCTGGAGATGATGGGGGAAGACTTCATCCGCACCGCCCGTGCCAAGGGCGTCAAGGAACGCCTCGTCGTCACCCGCCATGCGCTGCGCAATGCCGCCATCCCGATCCTCACGGTCATCGGCATCGGCGTGGCGCTGCTGATCAGCGGCGTTGTGGTGATCGAGACCGTCTTCAACATCCCCGGCGTCGGACGCCTCGTGGTCGATGCGATCCTCAAGCGCGACTATCCGGTCATCCAGGGCGTCATCCTCATGTTCTCCGGCGTCTATGTCTTCGTCAATCTGGCGATCGATATCGGCTATGCCTTCCTCGATCCAAGGGTGCGCTACTGA
- a CDS encoding FitA-like ribbon-helix-helix domain-containing protein has protein sequence MPGNLHVRNLDDDLISKLKIRAARHGRSAEAEHREILRQALASEGGPDFEELAADLRKLTASRKQTPSEVLLRESRDER, from the coding sequence ATGCCCGGAAACCTGCACGTCCGCAATCTGGACGACGACCTGATTTCGAAGCTGAAGATCCGAGCGGCCCGCCATGGACGCTCGGCGGAAGCGGAACATCGCGAAATCCTGCGCCAGGCCTTGGCAAGCGAGGGCGGACCCGATTTCGAAGAACTTGCGGCCGATTTGCGGAAGCTGACCGCATCCCGCAAGCAGACGCCCTCTGAAGTCCTGCTGCGCGAAAGCCGAGACGAGCGCTGA
- a CDS encoding nuclear transport factor 2 family protein, with protein MTPLDELLEIERRLWRNDADIYAATYLPEAVLIFPGIGRIDVDTAVEAIRGENAAGRHWAEVSFSAETAVEVAAGTCLVAYHADARWNDQPTAEAVDCLTVYVKREGRWRVAAHQ; from the coding sequence ATGACGCCGTTGGACGAACTTCTGGAGATCGAGCGGCGGCTCTGGCGGAACGATGCAGACATCTATGCCGCAACCTATTTGCCGGAGGCCGTGCTCATCTTTCCTGGCATCGGCCGCATCGATGTCGATACGGCAGTCGAGGCGATCCGCGGCGAGAACGCCGCGGGCCGTCACTGGGCCGAGGTCTCTTTCTCGGCCGAGACGGCGGTTGAGGTCGCGGCCGGGACCTGCTTGGTGGCGTATCACGCCGACGCCCGATGGAACGATCAGCCAACCGCCGAGGCGGTCGACTGCCTGACCGTCTACGTCAAGCGTGAAGGACGTTGGCGAGTGGCGGCGCATCAGTAG
- a CDS encoding type II toxin-antitoxin system VapC family toxin, with amino-acid sequence METLVADASIAIKWVVEEEGTDSAVELRSRFRFAAPELLIPECANILWKKVQRGELSRDEAVLAAKLLERSGIDFVSMTGLLEEATNLSIVLSHPAYDCTYLIAAQRTGSRFVTADMRLLRIVSERAPGEIARLCVSLQDARNDAH; translated from the coding sequence ATGGAGACGCTCGTCGCCGACGCCAGCATCGCGATCAAGTGGGTCGTGGAGGAGGAAGGAACCGACAGCGCCGTTGAGCTGCGGTCGCGTTTCCGATTTGCGGCACCTGAGCTTCTCATTCCGGAATGCGCCAACATTCTCTGGAAGAAGGTTCAGCGTGGCGAGCTTTCGCGCGACGAAGCCGTGCTTGCCGCAAAGCTGCTCGAGCGTTCCGGCATCGACTTCGTTTCGATGACAGGGTTGCTCGAAGAGGCCACGAACCTTTCCATCGTGCTTTCGCATCCGGCGTATGACTGCACCTACCTGATAGCGGCGCAGAGGACCGGATCAAGGTTCGTCACGGCTGATATGCGCCTGCTGCGCATCGTTTCCGAGCGCGCGCCAGGCGAAATTGCACGGCTGTGTGTATCACTCCAGGATGCCCGGAATGATGCGCATTAG
- a CDS encoding PRC-barrel domain-containing protein: MRRILIALAATTTIVGAAAAQTAETTTTETFVTAKPTDVLSYNLINLNVTNTANESIGEIKDLVLSEGQLAGYILSVGGVLGMGERYVVVSPKAVKITYVENDKKWTAVMDATKDQLKAAPEFKYEGRWKR, from the coding sequence ATGCGACGTATTCTGATTGCTCTTGCTGCGACCACGACGATTGTTGGAGCGGCTGCCGCACAGACGGCGGAAACCACGACCACCGAAACCTTCGTCACCGCCAAGCCGACCGACGTGCTGAGCTACAATCTCATCAATCTCAACGTCACCAACACTGCCAACGAGTCGATCGGGGAGATCAAGGATCTGGTCCTCTCGGAAGGTCAGCTGGCCGGATATATCCTGTCGGTCGGAGGTGTCCTCGGGATGGGCGAGCGCTACGTGGTTGTCAGCCCGAAGGCTGTCAAAATCACCTACGTCGAAAACGACAAGAAATGGACGGCTGTGATGGACGCGACCAAGGATCAGCTTAAGGCGGCCCCCGAGTTCAAATACGAAGGCCGCTGGAAACGCTAA
- a CDS encoding ABC transporter ATP-binding protein gives MNNPPVIEVENLAIALPGDGDRGFAVDHISLSVAAGEIVCVVGESGSGKSVTAQSIMGLLPKVFPKPEGRILFEGRDITKATPAEMRDLRGRGIGMIFQEPMTALNPVHAVGKQIDEVLRTHLKLSRSDRFARVIDAMKEVRLPDPERMYHAFPHQLSGGQRQRVLIAAALILGPKLLIADEPTTALDVTTQAQILKQIRDLQRERGMGVLFITHDIGVVREIADRVVVMKGGKVMEQGLAAKVLDAPETDYTRMLIAAVPTLEPKRKNHVVTGDVAITVEGLAKTYHSGGLFRDKRTVHALQGASLTVRRGETLGIIGESGSGKSTLARCITELIEPSSGKVTLAAGKDGRAFRQRLQMVFQDPYRSLNPRRTVGQSIVEGPMNFGQGKAEATERAKELMQLVGLEPHAIDRFPHQFSGGQRQRISIARALAMEPDILVADEAVSALDVSVQAQVLRLIDDIQKRFDLAILFITHDLRVAAQICDRLIVMHRGEVVEEGTVASVFAAPAHPYTRELLASIPGRADEMVPA, from the coding sequence ATGAACAATCCGCCCGTCATCGAGGTCGAGAACCTCGCCATTGCGCTACCCGGCGACGGCGACCGCGGCTTTGCCGTCGACCACATCTCCCTCTCGGTTGCCGCCGGCGAGATCGTCTGCGTTGTCGGCGAATCCGGCTCCGGAAAGTCCGTCACGGCCCAGTCCATCATGGGCCTCCTGCCAAAGGTCTTCCCGAAGCCGGAAGGTCGCATCCTCTTCGAGGGCCGCGACATCACCAAGGCGACGCCGGCGGAAATGCGGGACCTGCGCGGCCGCGGCATCGGCATGATCTTTCAGGAGCCGATGACGGCCCTCAATCCAGTGCACGCGGTCGGCAAGCAGATCGACGAGGTGTTGCGCACCCACCTGAAGCTCTCGCGCAGCGACCGCTTCGCCCGCGTCATCGACGCCATGAAGGAGGTGCGCCTGCCCGATCCCGAGCGGATGTACCATGCCTTCCCGCACCAGCTTTCCGGCGGACAGCGCCAGCGCGTGCTGATCGCCGCCGCCCTCATCCTCGGCCCGAAGCTGCTGATCGCCGACGAGCCGACGACGGCGCTCGACGTCACGACGCAGGCGCAGATCCTCAAGCAGATCCGCGACCTGCAACGCGAGCGCGGCATGGGCGTGCTGTTCATCACCCACGATATCGGCGTGGTGCGGGAGATCGCCGACCGCGTGGTCGTCATGAAGGGCGGCAAGGTGATGGAACAGGGGCTGGCGGCCAAGGTGCTCGACGCGCCGGAAACCGACTATACCCGCATGCTGATCGCCGCCGTGCCGACGCTCGAGCCGAAGCGAAAGAACCATGTCGTCACCGGCGATGTCGCGATCACCGTGGAGGGGCTCGCAAAAACCTACCACAGCGGCGGCCTCTTCCGCGACAAGCGTACGGTGCACGCCCTGCAAGGGGCGTCGCTCACCGTGCGCCGCGGTGAGACGCTCGGCATCATCGGCGAATCCGGCTCGGGCAAGTCGACGCTCGCCCGCTGCATCACGGAGCTGATCGAGCCCTCCTCCGGCAAGGTGACGCTGGCGGCCGGCAAGGACGGCCGGGCCTTCCGCCAGCGCCTGCAGATGGTTTTCCAGGACCCGTACCGCTCGCTCAACCCGCGGCGCACGGTCGGCCAGTCGATCGTCGAGGGACCGATGAATTTCGGCCAGGGCAAGGCGGAGGCGACGGAGCGCGCCAAGGAGCTGATGCAGCTCGTCGGGCTGGAGCCGCACGCGATCGACCGTTTTCCGCACCAGTTCTCCGGCGGCCAGCGCCAGCGCATCTCGATTGCCCGGGCGCTCGCCATGGAGCCGGATATCCTCGTTGCGGACGAGGCCGTCTCGGCGCTCGACGTTTCGGTGCAGGCGCAGGTGCTGCGCCTCATCGACGACATCCAGAAGCGGTTCGACCTGGCGATCCTCTTCATCACCCATGACCTGCGCGTCGCCGCGCAGATCTGCGACCGGCTGATCGTCATGCATCGCGGCGAGGTCGTCGAGGAGGGCACGGTGGCCTCCGTCTTCGCCGCCCCCGCCCATCCCTATACACGCGAGCTTCTCGCATCGATACCCGGCAGGGCGGATGAGATGGTTCCGGCCTGA
- a CDS encoding ABC transporter substrate-binding protein, whose product MFNHVKTSCRALLASAVLFAGMGAALAETTLKVVPSADLQVLDPMGATADLVKMHGFMIYDTLYALDEHFKPQPQMVQDMTLSEDKKTYRFTLRDGLKWHDSQPVKAEDCVASLKRWQQRDAAGQLMARQLKEMRVVDDKTFELEFNEPYGIVLESLSKVASNIPFMMPKRVAETDAYKEITDYTGSGPYKFAKDKWVPGSKVVYEKFADYVPRSEPASAFAGGKVAQFDVVEWNIIKDQQTALSALMSGEIDFWQNPSLDLLPVIEAAGNLKTKVVNETGTQGTLFFNHTQPPFDNAKARQAMFYLTNQQAYLQAVNGNLEYFRTCASFFICGTPMETDAGLDALKKPDPEKAKALFEESGWDFSKPIVILDPTDESIVHPETVVTVQALRDIGLNVDVQAMDWATVLKRRNSKEPADKGGWNLLHSYVGGQVVSNPVWSITFSAACDKGIFGWPCDQALEDMRLKFALADGEAARKAVAAEYSTRAFETGHHIPLGQWNTFVAFSDKVSDVLVTQDVPVFWNLKKSD is encoded by the coding sequence ATGTTCAACCATGTGAAAACATCCTGCCGGGCCCTGCTAGCCTCGGCCGTCCTTTTCGCAGGCATGGGCGCAGCGCTTGCCGAGACTACGCTGAAGGTGGTGCCGAGCGCCGACCTCCAGGTGCTCGACCCGATGGGCGCGACCGCCGACCTCGTGAAGATGCACGGCTTCATGATCTACGACACGCTCTATGCGCTCGACGAGCACTTCAAGCCACAGCCGCAGATGGTCCAGGACATGACCTTGTCGGAAGACAAGAAGACCTATCGCTTCACCCTGCGCGACGGCCTGAAATGGCATGACAGCCAGCCGGTCAAGGCGGAGGACTGCGTGGCCTCGCTGAAGCGCTGGCAGCAGCGCGATGCCGCCGGCCAGTTGATGGCGCGGCAGTTGAAGGAGATGCGCGTCGTCGACGACAAGACCTTCGAGCTGGAGTTCAACGAGCCCTACGGCATCGTGCTGGAATCGCTGAGCAAGGTCGCCTCGAACATCCCGTTCATGATGCCCAAGCGCGTCGCCGAGACGGACGCTTACAAGGAGATCACCGACTATACCGGCTCCGGCCCCTACAAGTTCGCCAAGGACAAGTGGGTGCCCGGCAGCAAGGTGGTTTACGAAAAATTCGCCGACTACGTGCCGCGCTCCGAGCCGGCAAGCGCCTTTGCGGGCGGCAAGGTGGCTCAGTTCGACGTGGTCGAATGGAACATCATCAAGGACCAGCAGACCGCGCTTTCGGCGTTGATGAGCGGCGAGATCGACTTCTGGCAGAACCCGTCGCTCGACCTGCTTCCGGTCATCGAGGCGGCCGGCAACCTGAAGACCAAGGTCGTCAACGAGACCGGCACGCAGGGCACGCTGTTCTTCAATCACACCCAGCCGCCCTTCGACAATGCCAAGGCGCGCCAGGCGATGTTCTACCTGACGAACCAGCAGGCCTACCTCCAGGCCGTCAACGGCAATCTCGAATATTTCCGCACCTGCGCCTCCTTCTTCATCTGCGGCACGCCGATGGAGACCGATGCCGGCCTCGACGCTTTGAAGAAGCCCGATCCGGAGAAGGCCAAGGCGCTGTTCGAGGAATCCGGCTGGGATTTTTCGAAACCCATCGTCATTCTCGACCCGACCGACGAGAGCATCGTACATCCGGAAACCGTGGTGACGGTGCAGGCGCTGCGCGACATCGGCCTCAATGTCGACGTGCAGGCCATGGACTGGGCGACGGTTCTGAAGCGCCGCAACTCCAAGGAGCCGGCAGACAAGGGCGGCTGGAACCTGCTGCACTCCTATGTCGGCGGCCAGGTCGTCTCCAACCCGGTCTGGAGCATCACCTTCTCGGCGGCCTGCGACAAAGGTATCTTCGGCTGGCCCTGCGACCAGGCGCTTGAGGATATGCGCCTGAAATTCGCCCTTGCCGATGGCGAGGCGGCCCGCAAGGCGGTCGCCGCTGAATATTCCACCCGCGCTTTCGAAACCGGCCACCACATCCCGCTCGGCCAGTGGAATACATTCGTCGCCTTCTCCGACAAAGTATCCGACGTTCTTGTGACGCAGGACGTACCCGTCTTCTGGAACCTCAAGAAGAGCGATTGA
- a CDS encoding SAM-dependent methyltransferase, with translation MAKDLSPRLLAIVDALPLRRGMRVLEIGCGPGAMAREIAGRIGDGHVLAIDRSAKAIAQAQAASQAEIGSGRLSLRQVAAEDFELEAGEMPYDIAVAVRVGALDGRHPEAGRRAKRRVAAALTPQGQLFIDGGDPLRRLLLDD, from the coding sequence ATGGCTAAAGACCTGTCGCCGCGGCTTCTCGCCATCGTGGATGCGCTGCCGCTGCGGCGGGGCATGCGTGTGCTGGAGATCGGCTGCGGGCCCGGTGCGATGGCCCGCGAGATCGCGGGCCGGATTGGCGACGGGCACGTTCTCGCCATCGACCGATCGGCCAAGGCGATCGCGCAGGCACAAGCCGCATCCCAGGCGGAGATCGGATCCGGAAGGCTGAGCTTGCGCCAGGTTGCCGCTGAGGATTTCGAGCTGGAAGCGGGTGAGATGCCTTACGATATCGCAGTCGCCGTGCGCGTCGGTGCGCTGGATGGACGCCATCCCGAAGCGGGGCGACGGGCCAAACGCCGTGTTGCGGCGGCGTTGACGCCGCAGGGGCAACTGTTCATCGACGGAGGCGATCCCCTGCGCAGGCTCTTGCTAGACGATTGA